CATCTCCCAGGATCCCCACCTCGTCATTGGAAATCACATTTACCTGTGTATCCAGGTCACCTTTTTGTATTTCTTTCAGGGTCAGCAGCATCTCGTTCAGCGGATCTGAAATTGACCGGCTGATGAGCCGGTTCAATATGCCGGAGCCCATAAAAAAAAGAATAAAAACCACCATGGAAAAAATAAGCACCCCGCGACCATATGCCTTGGCCGTGATTCCATTTGAATCCACCTGCCAGTAAAGGATGAACAGCGTCATCACAATATTGGCAAGGGGAATCAGGCTTCCGATACGATAAAATGCCCGGATTCGCCGTGAAATGGAAATTTTTGCCGTGCCAGTGACCTGTGTAAGCTCGCCTTTGGGGAAGAAAACAGGGATCAGGGTTTTTCTGGCATGGGATTCCAGCCCGAAAAATATGATGGCAGAAGAAATAAATCCCACCATAAGCGACCTCAATGCAAAGGTAATGGCAGTGCCTGAGTCAATTATGCCGAATACAAATGCCCCGCCGAAAAAACACAGGGGGATGATCCCCCAGAGTACAATGATTACTGGAACCATGAGAAAGGGCAGGTTGATCAGGCGCCGTCTGGCTTTAAAATCAAGTTGGGGTGATATGGGCTGTTGCTGTTGCATCTGTTTCAGCCATCGGGATATGGGAGAAAGGACCTTGCGCATAATCACCAGAAATGGAATACAGGCAATAAGTGAAATCAGGCAGAAGATAAGGAGCCGGGAAAAAATCAGTTTGGCCCATTGGATATCATCCGCCTGCTTTAATGCGTGCATTTGGGTGATCACAAATTCAAGGGGGGTGGCAATGTTCAGCAGGAAGATTACCAGTATACCCACAATGGTAGATACCACGCCAATAACGTAAAATCCTGCAAGGGAAGTATCCGTGGAATATACTGAACCTTTTTTCATTTTATTTAGAAGATAAATAACTGATCGTTAAAAAGACCCATGCTCGGTTCTTTCAATAATCTCCTGCTGGTGATACTCGTCTAAGTCCACAAAATAATCACTGTATCCGGCCACACGCACCAGCAAGTCCCGGTAGTCATCCGGCGATGCCTGGGCTTTTTTGAGTGTCCGGGTGTCCACTATGTTGAACTGGATGTGATGTCCGTTCAGTTTAAAATAGGTTCGGATGAGTTGGGCGAATTTGCGGATATCCTCTTTGGTTGCAAGAAGATCCGGCAGAAACCGCTGATTTAACAAGGTTCCTCCCGCTTTGATCTGGTCCATTTTACCCAGAGATTTAATAACCGCTGTCGGCCCGTTACGATCTGCACCGTGAGATGGCGAAGTCCCGTCGGAAATGGGTTTTCCTGCCAGCCTGCCATTGGGTGTGGCCCCCAGCATTTTGCCGAAATAAATGTGACAGGTGGTGGAAAGCATGTTGAGGTGATATGAACCTCCCTTGGTATTGGGTTTTCCGTCGATGGCATGAAACAGAGAGTCATACACTCGCTGCATAAGATGATCCGCCCGGTCATCATCATTGCCGAAAAATGGAGTCTTGTTCTGCAGCTGCAGACGCAGAGCTTCGTGACCTTTGAAGTTGCATCTCATTGCGTCCAACAACTGCTCCATGGTGATGGTGCGCTGATCGAACACGTGGGTTTTTATGGCAGAAAGGCTGTCGGAAATGGTACCAATGCCGCAACACTGGATGTAGTTGGTGTTGTATCGTGGGCCACCATTATAATAATCTTTTCCTTTGACGATACAGTCTCTAATGACAACGGATAGAAAGGGTGCCGGCATATAAGATGCAAACATTCGTTCAATGTAATTGTTGACCTGGTTTTTCAACTCGACCACCATGTTCAGCTGTCTTGCAAAAGCATCGTACAGATCATCAAAGGATTCGAAGTCGTTGGGATCACCGGTCTCCAGGGCGATTTTTTGACCGGATATCGAATCCACGCCGTTATTAAGCGCCAGTTCAAGGATCTTGGGTACATTCAGATAACCGGTGAGGATATAAGCTTCTTTGCCGAACGCTCCGGTTTCGATACACCCGCTGCAACCTCCCTCACGGGCATCCTCAACCGTCTTACCGACCCGGAGTTGTTCCATGATGACCTCATCGGTGTTAAACACCGAAGGATATCCGTATCCTTTGCGTATCACTCGGCAGGCCGCATTTAGAAAATGATCCGGGGTCTTGTCGCTGATCTGAACGTTGCCTTGCGGCTGCAGCAGGTGCAATTCATCGATCACCTCCAGAATGATATAGGATACCTCGCTGACCCCGTCGGTTCCGTCCCGTTTCACTCCGCCGAGGTTAATGTTGGTAAAGTCATTATAGGTCCCGCTTTCTTTGGCGGTAACCCCCACCTTTGGCGGAGCCGGATGGTTGTTGAACTTGATCCAGAAGCAGCTGACCAGTTCTTTGGCTTTCTCCCGGTCAAGGGTTCCGTCGGCAAGCCCTTTTTCATAAAACGGCGTCAGGTGCTGATCCAAATGCCCGGGGTTCATGGCATCCCAACCGTTAAGTTCGGTAATGGTGCCCAGATGGACAAACCAGTACATCTGCAATGCCTCCCAAAAATCCTCCGGGGCATGCGTTGCCACCTTTCGGCAGATCCTGCCGATTTTCAACAGTTCTTGTTTTCGAATCTCATTTTGCTCGGTTTGTGCCATTTTTTCTGCCAGGTCTGCGTGTCTTTCGGCAAAGATAATGGCACCATCGCAGGCGATTCCCATGGCCTTTAACGCTTCCGCCTTGTCGGACGCCTCCGGGTCTTCAATATAGTCTAGCGATGCTAGGCTTTGGGCAATCTCCTGCTTAAAATCGAGCATTCCTTTGTTATAAATGACACCATCAAGGGTGGTGTGTCCTGGTGCTCGCTGTTCCATGAATTCGGTAAAAAGACCGGCGTTGTATGCCGCCGACCACGCCTCAGGAACCTGGTCAAATACCCGGTCCCGCATGCTTCTGCCCTTCCAGTAGGGAACCACCTGAGTTTCATAGATATTGATGTCTGTTTCAGCTATTTTAAAGGAGGTCATATCCCGATTGTTCAGGATTCTGAGATCTTCAGCAGTGTGGCAATTCAGTTCCGGAAAGGTGGGAACCGCTTTGGGCGCAGGACCCCGTTCACCTACGATTAATTCGTCTTCGCCGATGTAAATCGTCTTTTTTTCACACAGGTATTTAAAAAACATGGCCCGCATGACCGGTGTGGAATATTTCCCCAAATGGGCCTGATAAAATTCAGTCTCCAAAAGCGCACGTTCGATGGATATGCTGGGGACCGCCTCAAAGCTCCGCTTTCGAAGCCTTTCGATTCTATCATTCATTTTGCTTAGCCTCCTATAACCACCTCAAGCCCGAAGTTTTCCAGGCGTTTTTTTGCATGTAAAATCATGTCTTGGGTAGGCAGATTGATGCTCCCGGTATCATGCTGCAAGTTAAACCGGGCATACTTACTTTTTTGAAAATCGTGATACGGTAAAATATGGACTTTGTTTACCCCAGGTAAACCATTCAAAAAGTTTCCGCTTCGATCCAGGTTTTCCACATCATCATTGACACCCGGAATCAACGGTATCCGTATGACCAGAGCGATCTCTTTTTGTGCCAGTTGCCGCAGATTATCAAGTATCATACGATTGGATACCCCGGTGTATTTTTCATGTTTGTCTGAATCCATCATTTTCAGGTCAAACAGAAAAAGGTCGGTTTGCTCGGCAACCGACATAAGGGTTTCAGTTTTTGCATAACCGGTGGTGTCCACGGCTCTGTGTATGTGTTCTTTTCCGCACAATTTTAGCACTTCGATCAAAAATTCACCCTGCATCAAAGGCTCCCCGCCGGAAAAGGTGACACCCCCTTTAGAAGTATCGTAAAAAGGGATGTCTTTTTGAATCTCGCTGAACACTTCCACGGCCGTCAATTGTCTGCCGACCTTTTCACGGGCTTCAGCAGTGCAGATTTCCGTGCAGGTGAAGCAGTGGGTGCATGGCACGCCGGAAGCGACCACCCCCTCTGCTTCGAGACAAAGCGCTTGTTCAGGGCAGTTTTCCACACACGCTCCGCAACGAATGCATCTTTCTTTTCTATAAACCAAAAAGGGTGCGGGATCAACGCCTTCAGGATTATGACACCACCGGCAGGACAAAGGGCACCCTTTCATAAAAATCGTGGTGCGAATTCCCGGGCCGTCATGGATGGCATATCGTTTAATGTCGAAAATGGTGCCTGTGGTCATAGTCATTGGGTTCAAGTTTTCTGAAGTTGGGAGTCAGTATGTTTATCGGGCTTATAACATGTCTAAAAAAATATGTGAAGTTTAAACGAAGTGCCTTTTCTCACCCGCTCAAATTGACTCTACACAGTGAATTATATTAACATTGGTGTCATAAGCTCATATTTTGCATAAAAAAGAAGATCTTTATGGGGCGCTATATCCCGAGATAGGAACGGCCAGTCGGAGCAATGCGGTGAGTAAACGGCACCCACCTAATTGCAGAATGGAAATACATACTCATCGGCAAACCTCCTGTATCTTCTTGCTTCTTTATATTCCATTCCAACTAAACCGCACAATTCATTTGCTATCGCAACCGGACAATTCATTTGTTTACAACATCATCTTTAAAAAGCTGTTTGAAATAATTTATTAATATGTTATATTTAGCAAGTAGATAAAACGAACAATTACCAGGTCATTAATTTGGAAGGGAAATACCGTGCAAACGTTAATTCATGACGGCAAACTTAAACAGCTTCTAAAAGAAGCATTTATTTAGGCGATGAATAGAAAAGGAACATTTTTCATGATCTGATCGTCGATGCTGTGGAAGATATCGCATTAGTTCGCGCCATTCAGGAAAAAGAGAATACGAAATCGGCTAGTAATAAAGAAGTTTTTAACACCCTGGAAGCGCAAGCGTGAATTTCGAATTTAACAGGAAGACAAAAAAACGATTGTCCATGTCATCGACAGCCTGTTAAGAGATGCTAAAGCAAAAAAGACCTATTCGGTCCAGCAGTAAGGAGGCAAAGCAATGACCGACCAGCAAACAACAATAAATATTGAAAACCTTACAAAACACCTCGAACCGATGATACGACGTATCATTCGTGAAGAATTGTCGAATGTTATAAAGGACGCACCCGGTTTATTCTATCTAAACCCGGATATGCCCATTTACAAGGATATGGAGGAGATACGACAGAGAAAACTTAACGGTCAAATCAAACTCTATTCACATAATGAGGTATGGGGTGAGTGATTACCAAGCGGTCTATGAGGATTTATTTGTCCGCAATTTACGCCGATATGCGTCTATCCGTAAAGCTATCCGCCGCCTGGTCGAAAGAGTTCTCGAAGACCCGTACATGAATACGGAGGCGCTCGGCGATATCAGTAACAGGCTGAATCTGACCGGTTGCCGCAGCGCCCGTATTGACCGTAATTTTCGGATTATTTTTGTTATCTGTGAGGAGTGCAAAAATATCAACGATTGTGAATACTGTTTTTGTGACAACCTGCCGGATAAAACAGTAGTATTTCTTACTTTCGGCCCTCACGACAAGGCATATGCCATAAAATAACAAGGTAGCCGCTGCCATCTTAACATCCTGCCTGTCATGATAAATGCATTTATACATAAGGAATTTTATCGTACAGAATTTTTCCATTATAGCTGCGGTAAAATGCCGTCCGATAAGGCTTCAATATGTCGCCCAGCCTGTCCCGTTACACGGGGACACAAATCACGCCAGCCCCTTGGTGCCACTTACCAGGTCCTTACCTGCTCATAGTTTTACAACATTTACGCCCCAATAAGGATGAAGTCATTTTTATTGCATCAAAAAAAAGGCAGTAATGCTTAAACTGCTACTGCCTTATTCAAGCTTTTGTACTGTTTTTTCTTTAAAAAGTCTTTTGCCAAGTAGGAAAGGGATATATGCAAAAAAAGCCAGGGAAAAAGCGTTAAACAGAAAAAAATCAACATTAATCACAATATTAATTATTCTTAGAAAAATAATTCCTATTATAACAGAAAACATAATCTGCAATATAACATTAAAATCAAATTGTACTTTGGTACCACAAGACCGACATGTCCTTGAAAACCAAAAGGGTGAAAACAACGTGAATAATTCCCATAATCTAAGCACTCTTTTTGTACAATTAGGGCATTCCAAACCTTTCATTTAGTACCTCGCTGTTGGTATGCGACCCGTTATAGTTTCCTTTGAATAGACACCTAGACCGACACTTTTAAATAATCCAACATTAAATCCTGTCCATGAATTGCCAATATCGTTGAATGTAGCTTCAAAGTTAAATATTAAAAATGTGACACCAACGGCTGTACCTTTTCCACAAAGATCTTCTACATCTCCAAACAAAATACCTCCTTCAAGACCTATCCCTAATATGCCCCCAAACATCCTTCCACCGCCCGCTGATCCAGCAAAACCCTCTTCCATTCCTCCGTCTCTCCGTGTGCCTCTATATTTATAACCAGATAAACTCATATAATTGACTGAGTCGCCTTCTGTGCCAATTCCTGCACCTGCTGAAGCACCAGGTCCAAGGTAAGCAACCCATAACCCCAAAGGATCAATCAGATTAACCGGATCATTTAGGACATATCCATTTAAAGAAAAAGGCAATAACGATAATACCGCAATTTCCTCTTCTTTATTTCACGGTCGAGGTGTCAGCCTATTTAGCAGCCTTTAACCATTCAATTGCCTCTCTTCTGCTTAAAAACCACATCCCCCATAGCCCAAAAATTATCATTATTATATCAGTATATTGAAAAGTTGAAGTAGTCTTATAAGTTGTGAAAATATAGAATACTGCATTTGCCACTTGAATGATGCTACTGAGAAATAGACTAACTCTTCCTATTTTTTTGTGAGCAAGATACAATAGTGCGGAAAAAAAGTAAAAAAGATAAAATAAAAGGAAGAGAAAATATGATAACTTAAAAACTTCTTCTCCAATACCCGTAATTTTTGGAAAAACAATCCAAACAAATGAACCGATAAGAAATAAAGAAGACAATAAGATATTATAAAAACTTATTATATATACTTTTATATATTTTTTATCCACTTCAGCCTCTATAATATTTATTTAAAAGTTGCGCACAATGAAGCATGACCAATGTCAATGAAATACCAACCCATCAAATTCAATTGGTTTCCTACTGTACCAAAATCCCATGCAATAGTATAAACTGCACCCTCAATCATTAGTAGCCCCAAGTTGCCGGTACTTTGATAAAGAATCCAATTCTCAATCATATTATCAATATACCAGGAATCTATTTCTGATTGGATATTATTTGCAAATTTAAGGTGCGAAGAAAAATATTTCCCAAAACAATTATTAAAATTATTTTCCCATTTGTTAATTGCCGGTGATAGTTTACCAGAAACAATATTTGTAAACTCTCCCCATTGTTGACTAAGTGACTTGGTGTTATAGCCATGTCGATACATTTCCAACCCCCAAGGGTCAACCGCATTAACCGGATCATTTAGCACAAACCCATACAGATTGATCCCGCCTGCTTCACCTATGCGATCCCGTGTCAAGCATTTGTCTATGATCGGTACATAGAAACGGAAGTCCCGAAGGATTTCATTATAAATTTTTAATTGAGTACGGAATTTTAGTTAGATTTGATAGCTCTTTAATAAATATCTTGATTTTGTTTATTCCGTAAATAGTCGAAAATTTTTCTATCAAAATATGCGAATCGTTGTTTTCAACCAAGTAAACGGTTGCATGATTACCGTGTTCTATTTCGCATAATATATTTTCAGTTTTCTCAATATTAAAAGCCCTTTCCCTTTTGCTTATTTTCGAACATAGCATTATTCTATTCTTTTTAACTAATATAACTTCATAGAAATAATTTTTAATCAGAAGAATTAGCGAATAGATAATTATTCCTATTATTGACAGTAAGAAGAAAGGTAGCATAATCATAAGAAATATATCCATATCATGTTTTATATTATATTTTATAAATAAGATAAGCGTTGCTGCTATAATTATTATGTAAAGAATCCATAATCCCTCAACAATTAGATATGCACCCCTCCCCGCTATTGGATCATCAATGATTATAAAGGGTAACCTGATTTTATTATCTTCTTGATTCACTTTATTTGCTCCTGTCAGTTTATGGACATGGATCTTTATATTTATTATATTTATCAATAAGATCTTTCCCAGCTTTCCACATAATAGTCCCTCCAATACCTATCATTATTTGTCCATCTGCAATAAGATGAGGTCCTAACCAGCCAGCAATATTACCACTGGAAATCGTACCGATTTCTAGATACCCAGCAATACAAACGCCCAAGCCACCTACGCTTATCCCCAGACCTAATGCACCCAATCCGAATGATGAGATTACGTCATTGGCTTCTTGAGGGTTAACTCTTGGTACGAAGTTTTGTATCATTCCAGGATCAAGAACTTCTAACCCCATCGGATCAACTGCATTAACCGGATCATTTAGGACATTGAACCGGTTGAGCACCTGCCGCTACTATCGATCATCCTGTTAAATATCAGCCAATTATTCCTATTTTTCAAATACTGTAAAAGAGCTGTTTTTCAACGATTTTTAAAAAACCGTATCCGTATTTCTTAGTGCTTTTTTACATCTTTTATACAACATAATTGATTGTTATCAAGGATATTTTAAGGCGGTTAAAACAAAAGGCAGTAACACTAAAACCGCTACTGCCTTTTGTTTATGATGGTTTTTTACTTATTTACGGATGTTCTGATTCTCCGCCTA
This genomic window from Thermodesulfobacteriota bacterium contains:
- a CDS encoding HAMP domain-containing protein gives rise to the protein MKKGSVYSTDTSLAGFYVIGVVSTIVGILVIFLLNIATPLEFVITQMHALKQADDIQWAKLIFSRLLIFCLISLIACIPFLVIMRKVLSPISRWLKQMQQQQPISPQLDFKARRRLINLPFLMVPVIIVLWGIIPLCFFGGAFVFGIIDSGTAITFALRSLMVGFISSAIIFFGLESHARKTLIPVFFPKGELTQVTGTAKISISRRIRAFYRIGSLIPLANIVMTLFILYWQVDSNGITAKAYGRGVLIFSMVVFILFFMGSGILNRLISRSISDPLNEMLLTLKEIQKGDLDTQVNVISNDEVGILGD
- the hypD gene encoding trans-4-hydroxy-L-proline dehydratase, giving the protein MNDRIERLRKRSFEAVPSISIERALLETEFYQAHLGKYSTPVMRAMFFKYLCEKKTIYIGEDELIVGERGPAPKAVPTFPELNCHTAEDLRILNNRDMTSFKIAETDINIYETQVVPYWKGRSMRDRVFDQVPEAWSAAYNAGLFTEFMEQRAPGHTTLDGVIYNKGMLDFKQEIAQSLASLDYIEDPEASDKAEALKAMGIACDGAIIFAERHADLAEKMAQTEQNEIRKQELLKIGRICRKVATHAPEDFWEALQMYWFVHLGTITELNGWDAMNPGHLDQHLTPFYEKGLADGTLDREKAKELVSCFWIKFNNHPAPPKVGVTAKESGTYNDFTNINLGGVKRDGTDGVSEVSYIILEVIDELHLLQPQGNVQISDKTPDHFLNAACRVIRKGYGYPSVFNTDEVIMEQLRVGKTVEDAREGGCSGCIETGAFGKEAYILTGYLNVPKILELALNNGVDSISGQKIALETGDPNDFESFDDLYDAFARQLNMVVELKNQVNNYIERMFASYMPAPFLSVVIRDCIVKGKDYYNGGPRYNTNYIQCCGIGTISDSLSAIKTHVFDQRTITMEQLLDAMRCNFKGHEALRLQLQNKTPFFGNDDDRADHLMQRVYDSLFHAIDGKPNTKGGSYHLNMLSTTCHIYFGKMLGATPNGRLAGKPISDGTSPSHGADRNGPTAVIKSLGKMDQIKAGGTLLNQRFLPDLLATKEDIRKFAQLIRTYFKLNGHHIQFNIVDTRTLKKAQASPDDYRDLLVRVAGYSDYFVDLDEYHQQEIIERTEHGSF
- a CDS encoding glycyl-radical enzyme activating protein; its protein translation is MTMTTGTIFDIKRYAIHDGPGIRTTIFMKGCPLSCRWCHNPEGVDPAPFLVYRKERCIRCGACVENCPEQALCLEAEGVVASGVPCTHCFTCTEICTAEAREKVGRQLTAVEVFSEIQKDIPFYDTSKGGVTFSGGEPLMQGEFLIEVLKLCGKEHIHRAVDTTGYAKTETLMSVAEQTDLFLFDLKMMDSDKHEKYTGVSNRMILDNLRQLAQKEIALVIRIPLIPGVNDDVENLDRSGNFLNGLPGVNKVHILPYHDFQKSKYARFNLQHDTGSINLPTQDMILHAKKRLENFGLEVVIGG
- a CDS encoding RHS repeat-associated core domain-containing protein; this translates as MYNEILRDFRFYVPIIDKCLTRDRIGEAGGINLYGFVLNDPVNAVDPWGLEMYRHGYNTKSLSQQWGEFTNIVSGKLSPAINKWENNFNNCFGKYFSSHLKFANNIQSEIDSWYIDNMIENWILYQSTGNLGLLMIEGAVYTIAWDFGTVGNQLNLMGWYFIDIGHASLCATFK